The genomic region ACATTCATATAGTTGGTTTCGACATATACGCCGTTGGAACTCGTGCCGGTTGCTGAAGGTTTGGCGGGAGTTGACGATGCTGCCGGTGTTGTTGGAGCGGAATCGCTACAGCCGGCAGATAGGATAAGTATCACAAGGAGTGCTGATAGCAAGAGAGAGATGCTGAATTTCATGTAAGGTTCTGTTATGGACGTTTCAATATATGAGTTTTGGTTTTACGGCGTAAAAAGGCTAAAATGGGAAAAAAACGTAAAAAAAAGAAAAAATTACTTGTTGATATGGATCACTTTTGCGGGCGGGAACCCGTTAAAGTAGGTTGATGAGGCATGCGAGTACGCCCCGATATTCTCGGAATAGACAAGGTCGCCGATATCAAGATCCGGCAGTTCCGCGGAGAGGGTTATCGTGTCGAATGCATCGCAGGTCGGCCCGAAGACCGCCGAGATCTGTGTCTCGCCACTCTTGAATGGCAGGACCGGGTAATTGATATGATCGAAGACCTGCCCTGAGTACGTGTGGTAAACCCCGTCGTTGATGTAGTAGCAGGGCTTGCCGTCGCGGACTGCTTTTCCAACTACTTTTGCCACAACTGTGCAGGTGTTGGCGACCAGGAACCGGCCCGGTTCGGCAAGAATCTGCATATCTTTGGGGAAGAGGCGCTTGATCTCGGTATTGAGCTTCTTTGCAAGCGTGCGGATGGATCTGATGCCCGGGTGGTATTTGACCGGGAATCCACCCCCGATATCGAGAATCCGGATCTTCTTGCCGGTCCGGTCTTCCACTTCCTTGATGATGCTTGCCGAGATCTGCAGGGCCTGGACGTAATTGTCAAAATTGGTGCACTGACTCCCGACATGAAAACTCAGGCCTTCGACAACGAGACCGTTGTCGAATGCTTCGACGATCAGATCAACCGCTTCACCCGGGTGAGCGCCGAACTTGCTCGAGAGTTCAACCATGGATCCGGTGTTCGGGACCCGGATGCGCAGGACAAGGCCGGCATGGGGGGCATGATCGCGGATCTTGAGGATCTCGTGGTGGTTGTCAAACGTGACCAGCGGCTTGTATTTGTCGAGTGCCTCCAGGGTCTCGATCGGTTTGATGGTATTGGCGTAAATGATCTTGTCCCAGATCCATTGCTGCCGTTCCTTTGCCGGCATACTCTTGATGTTCTCGTACACGATCATGAACTCGGGCATCGATGCCACATCGAAGCTGCACCCGATATCAAAGAGGGTCTTGACGATCTCCTTGTTGGAGTTGGCCTTGACGGCGAAATAGACCTGCACGTCGGGCATGTGCTGTTTGAACTCCTGGTAATTGTCCCGGAGTTTCTGGTGATCGATTACGAAAATAGGGGTGCCGTGCTCGGAAGCAAGTTCCTGTAAGAGTTTTTTGCTGACCGTTCCTATGTGGGGGACGGGTGTCTCTTCGGTACTTTTCTTCTTTCGCTTTTTCTTGGTATCCACCGCGACTTTTGTCATTATATGATTGATTTATTGCACGAATAAGAAGTTTTTGAATTGCCAGATATCTTCCCGGTCATAATTGTTCTCCGGGTTTTCCTTGAAGTAGATGGCACGGTTTTTCAACGGCGTCCAGTCCGAGGGTCCGGACCAGAACTCCCCGAGGTAGGGTTTTGCGATATCAAGGACGAACTCGTGCGGCAGATCGTCGGGAAGGCAGAAACCCTGCCGCGGGTGCGCGATCATCCACATCACGGCGCTGACGACCCCGAGGGCAACCTGGATGGTTGTGGCATTCTGGCCCGGTGCGAGCTTCTTGGCCTCATCAATCGGGAGAATGGAGCCTGTCCACCAGGATTTGTAGGGGTGGCCCATCAGGAGCGCCCCGAGGATGTCGGCACCGGAGACTATCTCCCGGTCGCTCATGATCCGGAGCTTCGGCTGGAGCTCGTAGTTGCGTGCGCGCAGTTCCTGGATGGATGCGATCGTTGCATCGCAGGGCATGTACGCATAGTGAACTGTCGGGCGATAGATCGGCTGCCCGTCTTTCCAGACCGTCCACCGTTCGGAGATGCCAAAGGCCTCCCCGTGCCGGATGACCATACCGATGATCTCCTGGTTGGGGACCCAGGACCGCACCCAGGTATTGATGCCCATCTTGGGGATGAGAATCCCGTTCTTCGGCCCCACCGGGGGAATGATGGCCAGAGGGGGCAGCGTCTTCTCATGGGTGCCCCAGCCAATCTCCGCAGGAGCTATGCCCTCCTCCCGGAGACCTTCTATGCACCAGGTACCGACAAACTCGCCCACTTTCTTGGGGGACCGGGAGATCTGGGTATCGTGTTCTGCGCAGTGGATGACTTTGATGCCCGTCTCCATGGCGAGCTGGGCAAAGTCCCGTTCATTGATCAACCGCTTGATCCGTTCCGGGTCCTTAGCAATCCCGTCGGCAATCATCCGCTCTGCAATATCCACAAGGCCCTGCTTGGCAAAGTGGGAGATGAGGCCCGGGTTGGCTCCGTGGTCAACAACGCAGGTTGCGGCATCTTTCCAGTCCTTTGTCAGCTCCATGAGCCGCATCTGGCGGAAATAGAGGGTTTTTTCATAGGGGCTGGCGGTTGCAACCGTTGCGTCGGGATCCCAGGCTTCCACGGAGGTATTGACATAGAGGACATTGTTGTCATGGCACCACTGCGCCACCTCGCAGCAGTCGATGTTCCAGGCAACATCGATCAAAAGGCCGCCGGGTGACAGGTATTCCGAGAGAACTTCGGTCAAGTTTTTGGGGAGGATCTTCTTTTTGACAAAGCGTAATCCCCCGGCAGTCCAGGCCTTGAGATCTGCGGATTTATCCTTGAAATCAATGATCGTGATGTTCTCAAGCGGTACGCTCACATGCCGGAGCAGGATGGGAAGCATGCACTTGGATACCGCCCCGTAACCGATGATGAGTACTCTGTTTTTGAAATCCATGATAACCCTCCTGTTATCCGCAGGTTTCTTGTGATTCTGTATGTCCCTGTTTTGTAATAAAGCAATGAGCGTGGACAACCGGTAACGCCCGGATAGGGCAGAACAGAGCGAGAAACTCCCCCTCCCAAAAGTCCCGCGTCACCTCTGGCACAATGATGTATTTATGCTCATGGACGACATACATATCCTGAGTCAGAATACATCTGTATCCGGGACGCTTTTTACGGGAGGAGAATTATGGCAGATACCATGCAACCAATGGACCAGCGTGAACTCATGACGCTCCAGCACTACCTCAAGGAATACGGCCAGCAGGCAGAGATTTTTGTCAGCCAGCTGGAACTTCTGGAGAACGGGAGGATGGAGGCGCATGCAGCTATCGAGGCTCTCGAAGCAATGCTTGCTGCAGAAGACAACACGGTCCTTCTCCAGATTGGCGGCGGGGCCAGTGTCAGGGCAAAAGTCCTCGAACCCGAGAAGGTGCTTCTCGCCATAGGATCGGAAGTTGTTGTGGAACGCTCCAACAAGGATGCCGTTGAGTTCTTGAAAGAACGGATCATCGAGATGGAAGCTTCCCAGAAGAAGGTGGCCGAGACCCTCGACCGGCTCCGCTCCCAGATGAACGAGATCAACAAACGGATCGAATCGGGCTACCAGCAGGCCATGGCCGGACAGGAAGCCGAATAACGGGGCAGCACGCGTTATGTTCGGGGCTCTTCGCGATAAACTCAAGGCGGCACGAGACCGGCTGAGCGGGAGCATCCAGGCTGCCGGGGAGAATGCGGAACCTGAAGCGCCGGAAACACCGGTTGCGGCGGTCCCTGCCGGTGCTGCACTGCCTGAGCAGTCATCCCCCGGAGCAAAGCCCTCGTTTGTCGAGAAAGTCAAAATCCTCATCAAGGATCGGGAACTGATCGTTTCTGAGAAGGATGTGGCGGATGCGCTTGACGAACTTGAGGTGGTCCTTCTCGAAAGCGACGTTGCCCTGCCGGCAACGGAAGCTATCATAGCCCACGTCAGGAA from uncultured Methanoregula sp. harbors:
- a CDS encoding saccharopine dehydrogenase NADP-binding domain-containing protein — protein: MDFKNRVLIIGYGAVSKCMLPILLRHVSVPLENITIIDFKDKSADLKAWTAGGLRFVKKKILPKNLTEVLSEYLSPGGLLIDVAWNIDCCEVAQWCHDNNVLYVNTSVEAWDPDATVATASPYEKTLYFRQMRLMELTKDWKDAATCVVDHGANPGLISHFAKQGLVDIAERMIADGIAKDPERIKRLINERDFAQLAMETGIKVIHCAEHDTQISRSPKKVGEFVGTWCIEGLREEGIAPAEIGWGTHEKTLPPLAIIPPVGPKNGILIPKMGINTWVRSWVPNQEIIGMVIRHGEAFGISERWTVWKDGQPIYRPTVHYAYMPCDATIASIQELRARNYELQPKLRIMSDREIVSGADILGALLMGHPYKSWWTGSILPIDEAKKLAPGQNATTIQVALGVVSAVMWMIAHPRQGFCLPDDLPHEFVLDIAKPYLGEFWSGPSDWTPLKNRAIYFKENPENNYDREDIWQFKNFLFVQ
- the pfdA gene encoding prefoldin subunit alpha, coding for MADTMQPMDQRELMTLQHYLKEYGQQAEIFVSQLELLENGRMEAHAAIEALEAMLAAEDNTVLLQIGGGASVRAKVLEPEKVLLAIGSEVVVERSNKDAVEFLKERIIEMEASQKKVAETLDRLRSQMNEINKRIESGYQQAMAGQEAE
- a CDS encoding type III PLP-dependent enzyme, giving the protein MTKVAVDTKKKRKKKSTEETPVPHIGTVSKKLLQELASEHGTPIFVIDHQKLRDNYQEFKQHMPDVQVYFAVKANSNKEIVKTLFDIGCSFDVASMPEFMIVYENIKSMPAKERQQWIWDKIIYANTIKPIETLEALDKYKPLVTFDNHHEILKIRDHAPHAGLVLRIRVPNTGSMVELSSKFGAHPGEAVDLIVEAFDNGLVVEGLSFHVGSQCTNFDNYVQALQISASIIKEVEDRTGKKIRILDIGGGFPVKYHPGIRSIRTLAKKLNTEIKRLFPKDMQILAEPGRFLVANTCTVVAKVVGKAVRDGKPCYYINDGVYHTYSGQVFDHINYPVLPFKSGETQISAVFGPTCDAFDTITLSAELPDLDIGDLVYSENIGAYSHASSTYFNGFPPAKVIHINK